CAGTGGTTTAAGGCGTGTACACACTAGTGGCAAAACGCGCATGGCGCACCAATGCCGGGCAAGACACGCACCGCACAAGCagccgcgaagcaggtttttcttGCCACGGGAGGGATCGCTCCTAGACCGATTTTTTGCAGTTTTCCGCGTGCTGcagatgaaggagaccaatgagagcagcCTCTTCCGTGcagggaaactggtttcatgcggacccgcccgaccgctcgtttcgtactatcgttTGCACGTGTCAGCTCCCGGGCGGAGCTGACGAATAATTCAAAAggggaggagtctatgctgtcacgtaaCTGCCGCAGCGGcacgccgccggttggtgtgatCGCCCTGCCACAGCTGCGTTTTCTGCTAGTGTGTACACGCCTTTATGCACCGCGTGTCCAGTTTTCGACGAGACATGGTCAGTGTGCGGCTTGTGATCACTGGACCTGGAAGACCTACGCATGCATCAGCAGTCTGTGACCACCACCTCCAATTTTTGTGATGGACAGAGATAACTTGTAAGCAAACCCTATGCCAGGAAGCTGTGCTCCATTTGGTGCACATCTCAAGGAGTTCTGCCACAACTCTGTCGTTACGAGGTCACTGCTACCTGGTAAAGCAAAACTAGCGGGATAGGTAATTTTTGTGTCAGTAACCTCCTTTACAGGGTATCAATTTAGAAAATATAGCACAACAGCAGCGACAGGGCAACTGCACATGACAAAGCTTAACAGAATTGTCTATGAACTGGAAAGAGGTCGAGTACACGAAGTGCAAGAAAATAATACAAAACAGAGGAGAAAGAAGGGACATAATGCAGCTCAAACGTGAAGTAATAGGGCATATAAAGAAACAGTTAATCAGAAAGTATAATGCTCTCATAAACCCCGACAACAATAGAGGAAAAAACATGCACGGTGCACCACCAGCGGCAAACTGCATGCCGCGAAGCTGCAGCGTGGCAGCTTTTTCGTGCCCAGGAGGAATCGCTCCTTGACCGATTTTTTCTTGGCTTGCCGTGTGCCACAGACGAAGGAAGCCAATGACAGTGGCCCTTTCAGTGAAGTGCGCATGGGAAACTCATACATGCAGACCCGCCCAACCGCTCGAATCACGCTCACGTCGGTTGTCAGCCGGAAAACTCCTTTCACACTATCATCTGCTTGTGTCAGCTCTCATTAACGCATGTGTTCGTTGTTGAAGTCTGAGATTGTCTTTAAAATGACGAGCCTAAACCGAAACGTCCCGATGGAAAGGTTTTGGGAGCACACCAGCATGATTATGATCACAGTGGCAATGACATCTGGCACGACTCGCATCAGGAACTAAGGCCGAACAACGTAAACACAGCGCCAATCTGTCAGCAAGTGAAGGAAAAAGTGCACATCTCACCACTACAAGCAGAGTAAAAGAGGAGgcacaggggtgggactgcccaaagcaATTTTGGTGCAATATTTgaagcaagtaaaattgcgttttggcggagataaaatttcattttgaagcagtatGGAGCAGGCCAACCTGagttttggtggaataatggaatatggcagcgtgctgcgaaaccacgacgaaacacagaataaacaaCACGAAGCGCCTAATAGAAGCGCACTTTGTAGCTATAGTGTACTaggaatatggaagagtgggtagAGCACAAGCACAGcacatgctttcctgtaaagccaaAAGCATCGGTGGCACTATGATCCCACTGCGCCGACACTCATGATAGCGAAAAATGTTCTCAAATAGGGCGGCAGTCCAATCAATGCTGTAACAATTTCTGGGTCACTAGTTCTCACCGCAGACCTAGAGAGCCGCAGTCAACGCTGGACTGGtatggtataacgtaaaactattccaatctgcttttattgcgacagcaaacatatggacactcaaggcgcatttctgctATCAGCGTCGCCGTagtgttccgtataatgtccaggggcgataacattgtcgcAGTGCGCCGTATGTTgaatgtgtgagtgaaagtgtgcgagggtgagccgaccatGACGGCTTAATCTTGCACACGCAAGAgaggaaaaggaggaggaggCATGACGTCTCCCATTGCGCGCAAGGCAcctggaggagggggggggacgTTAGACTCCGAAGCTGATGCATATGACACAGCCGTgtaggccctatcttgaaagcaatctgcaatggcgacagagtgcgagtgctgatagctccATGCgcactgttttcgccgcttagttcttgttgaagcgagaggcagcatgaagatCAAatccctcgctgctgctgcagcgcttcctcactccagcattctgacagcgagtttacgcggtcaaagagtgagatgtgttcatgtttgcttgtgcgcgcgtgacaccatgtttgttcaGTTAGttagcaaatgtttacaagtttatactgctgacagaactattatccttacttcgtatagctgtctactaattcgctatcgcaatcgatgcttcacattttcggcaaaactgcaactttttattccaaatccaccaTCAGCCCTtcatgataggtcaaaatggctcaggcctcgcccatatggaGATAAATGCAGAACAGAATAGTTTTACGCTATACGCACCCTGGGGACAGACACCCGCCCACTAAGCGCACTGCAGCGCatgcctccctaatatctagtttgCTTGCAGCGCCCTCAGCCTACTTGTTTTGCGCCTGAGCTAGCTAGagccgctcggcccactcaaccatatTCTAGAACACTCTAAATACAGCTGCCCAGGCCATTCCGACAGCAACAGCCGCCAGGAGTGGCTGCACGCGCCGAAAAGTCGTGTTATTAGCGTGAAAATTATGGGAAACTGTGCAGGAGGCGCTGTCCCGTGGTGTGAACGGCTGCACTCTTTCAGAGAACAAATCCACTCGCTGTTCGCAGCCACTACTGGAGCACACATTCCAAAGCCGTTCTGGCACTGCATGGCACAATTTCGGTTAATTTTCTATGTTGGGcacagtttggcgcaggaatttgcaTTTGTATCAAAATTGCGCAACTGGTGCAGGGAGTCCCACCTCTGGAGGCAAGATTTTCATGCTGTCACATAACTGCCGCAGTGGTGCCGTGCCAGTAAGTGTGGCCGCACTGCCGCAGCAGCATTTTACCGCAGCATGCATTTTTCCTCAATTGCAGCTAGGGCTTTATAGGCGCCTAATGGTAGAAAATTGACCTCTAGAAGGAGGCTTACTTATGCCTGCCCGAAATACAGTCGAACACCTTAATAACGAAGTACATGGGGCACCGAAATCGTTCGTTATACCGGTTACTTCGTAAAGGGCGCGCACCACACCACCCAATAGAACCGGGTCAGAATTGTTTGTTCGTTATACAGGTAATTTCATTGTAGAGGCATTAGACCGTGCATGTCAAGGTTATCACACTACAAAAGCACATTTACACCAGCGAATGACAGGAATCACACGACTGACTGCAACTGGTAACCAAGAAGCGACTCACGGCAACCAACAAGCGCGGCCTGTCCGTCGCAATGCCAAAATGTTTCGCGATTGTTGTTGTTCATGTCTGCTCACCATCAGCAGGCAAAATAAGCATCAGCGCATACAGATGTCCTTTTCCTGTGCCGCTGATTGGTCCAGCAGGTTTGCGACTACAATGGCACGattgaaaaatcgagcagcgagcaaAAGAACCAAAACATTCACTTTTTGACCAACTATTCTTTTGTTTTCTTGACTTTCTTGATCATGATAACGTCTAATTTTTTGTGTTTCCAAAGTATAGCACGTTCAAATGCAACAACCATGAACTCGTGGCCCTCAGAATTTGTTCTAGTGGGTGTTCAAGTGCTACATTATGTCTACATGCGAAGACGTGTTGCATCTAAATGTGGCTTGTTTTTCTCCTATACACATCACCTGTATACATAGTCAATATTGGACTGGCTAGTAGCTTTTAGACTATCGGTACAAACAGAGCTTTGTACATTTTTATTCTTGAAtgcctacgaaaaaaaaaaaaaaagaaagaaaacttggtcgcgcgacctatGCGAGTCACTGGTGCGCATTATCTCCAAGAGAAACAAGCGGCGCCTCACCCAGGCGTTGGGGCACAAAGCCTTGTAGACCCTCTGGAAATACTGGCACGGCTCATAGCCCTTGCCCTTCACCTTCTCGCATCGGTGGAAGTCAACGTAGTTCTGCCAGCAGTTCCTGAATGCACACAAACAGGGGCACAAGAGCGTCACGACAACAAAGCTTTGAATATCTGAAAATCTtgtccataaaaaaaaaagctaattacATGCAAGAAAGCGTAATCTGATGGCAATACTCGAGGAACCTTTTGAGCGTGGTTACAAAAAAAATGCCTTCACAATTTCAAATAGGCAAGTTCTAAGGCAGagaaagttgggcaagttggtacgtATGCATGGCTGGTTTGTAAAACagtgcaaaaaataataaagaagaggtCTAGACATGCACAGCACTAACAACCAAAGTTTATTGAAAGCCATGCAGAATAAATATGCAGGAAAGGCAGTATGGTGGTATGTGAAAGACACACAGATGACTTGCATTTTGATTTCTGTGCTTTTCCaatctcttttttcttttccttttttttttcaccgagcTTGCATCTTGCCACACCGACACGATACTCACTTTGCTGTATATTAACCATATGTAGCTTCAATAAATTTGGTTGTTAGTGTCTTGTCCTTTTCTCTGACCCCTTATCTGCATTATTTGCACTGTGTTTTCCATTCCAGTTGAATTAGGTTTCATGTTTGTGTAAAGCCCAGATACACAGACCAAGATTTCTATGACCTTTAACAAGTAGTGAGAGACGTACATGTTATCATACAAGCAATTCTATCACGCAAAGTATAAGCTGCTGGGAGCCTCATACCTGCTGCATCAGTAACTTTCATAACTACCAAGCTCTTAACGGCCCGTCTCCGATACTGTATTTATTAATTCTggtgtattacgtgccaaaaccactatctgaatACGAGGTATGCCGCAgagggggactccgaaataattttgactagttgggttctttaacgtgccgccAATGCATGGcaaacgagcgttcttgcatttcgtccccatcgaaattcggccacgGCAGCCGGGATAtcatcctgcgacctcgtgcttagcagcgtaatgCAAAAAGCCCCTAAGCGACCATGACAGGTTTCTCTGATACTGTTGAAACTAATCCTAATGAAGCATTCGTTTTTGCACCTCTCTGTTGGCTTAGGCAAGTTTCCAAGCTTCGGCAAGCCCACAATTAAGCCTGCACaatgcacacacacacttacaTACAGGTTGAGCAAGGTCATTAAATAGACTCGCTGGTTTATAttcgttttctttatttccacACCGCTTaatagaaacaaaaataaaagatcAACGAGGAAGCTGTACGGCATGATATAAACCGTAAGTTTTCTCACTTGACCATTTTCACTTATGGCGCTTGTAAGTGGTATCACAATTACACTAATGGATTACTCGACTGCGCTTTTTAGAGCGTTCTAGCTGTCTTTACGAAAGTGCAAAACAGTCCTCGAGGATAAGAATGTCTAGTAGTGATAATCCGGCTTATTTATAACCACTGCCTCACGCTACACTTCGTGGTACCAATCGAATATGCCGTTAATAAACCACTTGGTAGCTGCCGCTTCGTGAATGAAAGCACGCTTGGCTTTTGCTTCACATTCGTGCACGCTAAGAGAAAGCAAGAAACCACTATCTACAGCTTGGCACAGGATAGGCTAGTTTCAGCAGAGATGCTGAAACGTGCACCACGCAACCGCCGGTAGTTACCCAGTGTCCGTTTTCGGACCCCGGTCAAAGCACTCGGCGCACAAAGAGCGTCCAGCGCGTACTAAGATCGCACGAACCTCGTCTGGTTGGTGTTCGGGAACCTCGGGTCAAATGGAGCGGTACGCAGCTCGAACTTCTCAGCAGACATGCTGGCCTCGGGAAGGTCCTGCAAACGAACAGATGCGCTCACGACAAAAGCACGCAGCCTAAAGCTGCTTCCTATAACAATTCACGCTCGAATTGAAAGTACAAACCGAGTTGAAATCAACGCTACCTTATTGTAAACTCACTACGTTAAGAAATGCTGAAAGAGTTTTTGACCCCGCAACGACGCTGTCGTTGCTAAACTGCTGAAGCCTAACCCGGCAAGCGCCGGCACAGAAATTCCTGGGAGCCTTCGGTAGCAAATTAAACGAATTGTTTACTGGTAGAGGAAGCTATAATGATTGATTACAAACTCTTGAAGCACGAACTAAATGTAATACAATTGCTTACCCTTGAAAGGTCGAACGAAAGGCACCAGGCTCCGTAATCCACCTCCCCGAATCAATCCCGGATTGGATAGGCTCCTTAGCTTCGACACCTCCCAAGCCAACGCAAAGCCAGAAAGTAAAATACTCCGCTGCTCTAGCTAAATACGGCACAACGcgtcaatattttttttaattaaaattatAAAAACAATAATTTTGCGCTTCATGAACAAGTACTACACGGGTAACTAGAGCAACAAGTAACGTTAACATTCCACTTTTAGAAGAATTTCTTAAAGGTACCAGAAGTTACACACcgaggccatgcttttgtgcgcaaTAAACAAACTTACACAACAAATCTCAGAGGCTATGCTTTTGCGTATTGCAAGCTCCAGAAGTGTAGTCATAAGCAATGCGTCGTGGTCGCCATGTTTAAAACACCACATACTGGAGCTACAGGCTTGAAGTCAGCGCGGGCGATGTTCAAAAAGCGAAACAGTAACCACCACAGTTGTGCGTACATATGATAGTCGCGCGACGAGATAAACGCTGTTCAGCAGGCGCCAGTAGGCTAGCAGACCTAGGCGCGATTTCATAAAGCGCTCGGATATTATCGCCCGAGTCACACATCTCTCTCAAACACGACGGCTGTACACGGAGAGTGAAGATGCGTTCAATACTCCCTACCACTGCCACGAGCATACTCTTCGCGTTGTGTAAGTACGCCTTTCGTTTTCTACGTGCGCGTATGTAACCTTCGAAGCGTAATTTGTAGCAGATGTAGTCATTCGGCCACCTAATTACTCATCAAGACAACGCTCACAGTACTCAGGAATCGCAACGGAAAATGGAGGTTGATCATCGCTCATTCTGGTTTGTAAATGAAAACAATGCACGCTTAGTTTTCCGGCGTGATTTCGCTTCTTCGGCATTTATGGTTTTATTTCGACTATAAATTATGATGATTGAACTTCCTAATCGTTCGGGCGCATTTAGTACGTAGGCTTTTGAACATCTAGCTTAAACAGGTCGGAACGGCGCGCTTAGTTCAATGGTAAATCAGAACTAAagcccaggcgtccagacaataACAATAACACTCTGAAGAGTAACATTCCCAAGGAGTACGACGCAAGGTACCTTGATTTGTGACACCGCGAACGAAGTATTCATTAAAAAACGTGGTGAAAGTAAGTCAAGTGGCTGACCAAACCGATCAATTTCACTTACCAAGGAAGTTATAATGAAATCAGTTAACGTATTTAAAATTGTTTTAAAAATACGAATAAGTGGTCGCATGTTTCAGAAGCATTTGTATCACTCGAAGAGCCGTTAAACGGGTGCATTGGAGATAAGCTTAAGGATGAATTCGGAACAATGTTATCGGGAATGCTGCGTGTGCACGGGACGCACTGCGACTAGAAAGATGCaaacttgactttttttttttttttttagttgaagAAAACCATATTCTCAGCAATGCAAGATACGTTCCTTGCTCTCAGTAGCGAATGATTTGTCATATACTCTGAACTCTCAATATACTCTTCAAGAGTTCACTTTTAGCATGTATAAATGCCAGTATAaaagcgaatgaaaaaaaaaataatcacgtaAAAGACCAGGTAAGCATAAGCAGAAATCTGGAAAAGTAATACCTACTATTATAAGTGGGCATGTATATTATCGAGCACCGACTGTCTTCAACTCAGCACCGGCCACGTGTGCTCCAGAGTAGACGATTAAATTTGCTTAGAAATGCTAGTTAGAAAGTTAATCAACCACTATCGTGCAGTTTCGCACGTCCGCCGGTGCCATGcgtcgccgaaaaaaaaattatatgctGAACAATATTTCTTTCGCTGAAATACTTGGTATATACAGTTATACATGGTAACTTTGACTTACTAAGATCGgggcctcctatctaaatacatgaaaagggagaaatcgtttttttttttctagttgtcctttttttttttttgttccccggCAACCACTACACTGAATTTGGTAAGGTTTGTTGCCTTTAAAAGAACAAGTTAAAATATAGTGACTGTGGGAAGCGGATTTTCTATTTAGaccgtccatttttttttttttcataaagtttGATGAAAATTGCAATATTTAGAAAaccgaaactatcaagtttgcaACTCTCTAGCTCAGCAATGAAAAGTGATATCACAATTCTGAAAACTGCATTTATTAATACGTCTAAAGCGGGGGAAAATATGCCTATACACTCTTGTGAAATATATTGCTAATTTGTGAATAGGACTTTTTCAGTACTCTTGTAAACGTTATAAGAAAtccacgtaagctgtaaattaatATCAGAATTGGCCGCTTTAATTACGTACTCTAACGGATGTAGTTTAGAGAACTGGGGTATCTGTTCTTGGTGCGGGGCTATGA
This region of Dermacentor silvarum isolate Dsil-2018 chromosome 5, BIME_Dsil_1.4, whole genome shotgun sequence genomic DNA includes:
- the LOC119453013 gene encoding cytochrome c oxidase subunit 6B1; translation: MSAEKFELRTAPFDPRFPNTNQTRNCWQNYVDFHRCEKVKGKGYEPCQYFQRVYKALCPNAWIEKWDDQIANDCFAGKI